One genomic segment of Trichococcus shcherbakoviae includes these proteins:
- a CDS encoding AraC family transcriptional regulator, with the protein MDEDFFKEEIYYKDLYYTTKGKEECAPNHSFGPTVREYFLIHIIMKGKGYFEIGNSRFNLKEGQFFIIYPNVMTYYQADEENPWEYYWIGMKGEHLEALLTAIGFQVSHPVGNVKNFGQVKAMLQEIMAANPFDTLSRLRLQGQLYLFLSMLAHDLDGTEIKQIEKINKGVEYTKRAIEIIKDRYQDSEFRIGDISQELSLNDSYLTAVFHKTTNRTPHEYLIDFRIQKSREYLETTDLSIAEIAEKVGYQNPLSFTRIFKSKMQLSPRAYVKKVKTK; encoded by the coding sequence ATGGATGAGGATTTTTTCAAGGAAGAAATCTATTATAAGGACCTTTATTACACAACCAAAGGAAAAGAGGAGTGCGCTCCCAACCACAGTTTCGGGCCGACCGTCCGGGAATATTTTTTGATCCATATCATTATGAAGGGAAAGGGCTACTTCGAGATCGGCAACAGCCGGTTCAATCTGAAGGAAGGCCAATTCTTCATCATCTATCCGAACGTAATGACCTATTATCAAGCGGATGAAGAGAATCCTTGGGAATATTACTGGATCGGCATGAAGGGCGAGCATCTGGAAGCATTACTGACGGCCATCGGTTTCCAGGTTTCGCATCCGGTAGGGAACGTGAAGAACTTCGGGCAAGTGAAGGCAATGCTGCAGGAAATCATGGCGGCTAATCCGTTCGATACGTTGTCCCGGCTGCGTCTGCAAGGGCAGCTGTACCTCTTTTTGAGCATGCTGGCACATGACCTGGATGGCACTGAAATCAAACAAATCGAGAAAATCAATAAAGGTGTCGAATACACGAAAAGGGCCATCGAAATCATCAAAGACAGGTATCAGGACAGCGAATTTCGGATCGGCGACATCAGCCAGGAATTGTCTCTGAATGACTCTTATTTGACCGCCGTTTTCCATAAAACGACAAACCGGACACCGCATGAGTATCTGATTGATTTCCGCATCCAGAAAAGCCGGGAGTACCTGGAAACGACGGACCTCAGCATCGCTGAAATCGCCGAAAAGGTCGGCTATCAGAATCCTTTGAGTTTCACGCGCATCTTCAAAAGCAAGATGCAACTGTCACCAAGGGCTTACGTCAAAAAAGTCAAAACCAAATAA
- a CDS encoding ISLre2 family transposase encodes MEKIIAEIHHIIKDSNHVLDAETTLQAYFSDLVSQLMKEALEALDSELYVPFKAEGWRIANRDSRTITFTFGTVEFMRRRLKKKGEKSFFPLDNICGFNKSERYSTLLQKQVAELVTGSVYRGVAEAVTKLTSFSMSHGTVGNIVKSVGEKQAQWEKQNLEEYEVALPEEQKEVPFLLVEGDGIVIKGKGKRKEEIHRVQIAEGVTTSGKRKKLKNPIFVSSLKSAKDAWEKAAIYLGSHYDLKNTVVISNTDGGSGYRAEDCAMAIGVCKEHIHQVDRYHVHKKIKSRLSWCPEMELPLKKALWSYDWDSIAIVLDTIESKISLEQEKDQKEELRLLAAYLERNWAYLRPLREIESCKGIRGIGSCESNHRPYSYRMKGNGKYWSHDGARAMVSIIEGKKMGTLEKALTEPVRTVPESLAVKLKFAVRNALKKHSGRERTPARQAGIPAMNATCSMGMMKKIFAS; translated from the coding sequence ATGGAAAAAATTATAGCAGAAATTCACCACATAATAAAGGATTCAAATCATGTGCTTGATGCAGAAACTACGCTTCAGGCTTATTTCTCAGATCTTGTAAGTCAACTCATGAAGGAGGCCTTAGAGGCCTTGGATAGCGAGTTGTACGTTCCGTTTAAAGCGGAAGGATGGCGTATCGCCAACAGGGATTCACGCACGATTACTTTCACATTCGGTACAGTCGAGTTTATGCGTAGACGTTTAAAGAAGAAAGGTGAAAAGAGCTTTTTCCCACTGGATAACATCTGTGGCTTCAATAAAAGCGAGCGCTACTCTACCCTTTTACAAAAGCAAGTGGCCGAACTTGTGACTGGCAGCGTCTACCGCGGTGTGGCCGAAGCCGTCACTAAACTGACTTCGTTCAGCATGAGCCATGGAACAGTGGGCAATATTGTGAAATCGGTAGGAGAAAAGCAAGCGCAGTGGGAGAAACAAAACTTAGAAGAATACGAAGTGGCCTTACCCGAAGAACAGAAAGAAGTACCTTTTCTCTTGGTAGAAGGCGATGGGATCGTCATTAAAGGCAAGGGGAAAAGAAAAGAAGAGATCCACCGAGTCCAAATAGCAGAAGGCGTCACAACAAGCGGGAAAAGAAAGAAACTGAAAAATCCGATATTTGTGTCATCGTTGAAATCAGCGAAAGATGCATGGGAGAAAGCAGCGATTTATTTAGGGAGTCATTACGATCTCAAAAATACGGTAGTCATTTCGAACACCGATGGTGGCTCAGGTTATCGGGCAGAGGACTGTGCCATGGCAATTGGTGTGTGTAAGGAACATATCCATCAGGTGGATCGCTATCACGTTCACAAAAAGATTAAGAGCCGTCTTTCTTGGTGTCCAGAGATGGAACTGCCGCTGAAAAAGGCCCTATGGTCCTATGATTGGGATTCGATTGCGATTGTGTTGGATACGATTGAAAGTAAAATCTCGCTAGAACAGGAGAAAGATCAAAAAGAGGAGTTACGACTTTTGGCAGCCTACCTAGAAAGAAACTGGGCGTATCTTCGTCCGTTAAGAGAAATCGAATCCTGCAAAGGAATCCGGGGAATTGGAAGCTGTGAAAGTAATCATCGACCTTACAGCTACCGAATGAAAGGTAATGGGAAATACTGGAGCCATGATGGCGCTCGGGCGATGGTCTCCATCATTGAAGGTAAGAAGATGGGAACCCTAGAAAAAGCGTTAACGGAGCCAGTACGTACCGTTCCGGAAAGTTTAGCGGTAAAACTGAAATTCGCAGTCAGAAATGCGTTAAAGAAACATTCTGGCAGAGAGAGGACACCCGCTAGACAGGCTGGTATACCAGCGATGAACGCGACCTGCAGCATGGGAATGATGAAGAAAATATTTGCGAGTTAA
- a CDS encoding DUF6612 family protein, with protein sequence MKKTIFSALLLLPLFLLSACGTALPGEEVIQNLINRSAGLESYHQFVSFTTTTTKEDLNGVTTVNEQYTTADATLFPEEKTGYGKRIDKSSDYPATKSEFYVTPEVGYIRTDDTDWTAYATPDVPLASLQVYPLETFIELSQIIEEYGTLELKGDEYLLSFSGSDDALNKELNYLFQTLPTEQTNYEIAIHLDAESFYLTEFHYRSTAIHPDQKTTVTTELTGEFDLYDKAQKLKTVPDFDAADTTAETADSSF encoded by the coding sequence TTGAAAAAAACAATATTCTCTGCGCTGCTGCTCCTTCCGCTCTTTCTGCTTTCCGCCTGCGGAACCGCACTACCGGGGGAAGAAGTCATACAGAACCTGATCAACCGGTCCGCCGGCCTTGAAAGCTACCACCAGTTCGTTTCATTTACGACAACTACCACCAAAGAGGATCTGAATGGCGTAACAACTGTAAACGAGCAGTACACAACCGCCGACGCGACGCTGTTCCCGGAAGAGAAGACCGGTTACGGAAAGCGGATTGACAAAAGCAGCGACTATCCCGCAACAAAATCCGAGTTCTATGTGACCCCGGAAGTGGGTTATATCCGGACCGATGATACCGACTGGACCGCTTATGCCACCCCCGATGTCCCGCTTGCAAGTCTGCAAGTCTACCCGCTGGAGACGTTTATCGAACTGAGCCAAATCATCGAAGAATACGGCACCCTTGAACTCAAAGGGGACGAGTATTTGCTGAGCTTTTCCGGCAGCGATGATGCTCTGAACAAAGAGCTCAACTACCTGTTCCAAACCCTGCCAACGGAACAAACAAACTACGAGATCGCTATCCATTTGGATGCCGAAAGCTTCTATCTGACCGAGTTCCATTACCGTTCCACAGCCATTCATCCGGATCAGAAGACAACCGTCACGACGGAATTGACAGGCGAGTTCGACCTGTACGATAAAGCCCAAAAGTTGAAGACTGTGCCTGATTTTGATGCCGCAGATACGACTGCTGAAACGGCGGATTCTTCTTTTTGA
- a CDS encoding GntR family transcriptional regulator has translation MIFDKRSPVYEQIIEMHKQKIVSGDFQPGQEIPSRRELATQLKVNPNTVQRAYKEMEGLGLIYTDGNSLSKITDSQSKIQTLRQETLEDALQAFIETVRSIGLEDEAVLNLIKKRLKEVHVND, from the coding sequence GTGATTTTTGACAAAAGAAGTCCGGTCTATGAACAGATCATCGAAATGCACAAGCAGAAAATCGTCAGCGGCGATTTCCAACCCGGACAAGAAATACCGTCGCGCCGGGAATTGGCTACACAATTAAAAGTGAATCCGAATACCGTACAACGTGCCTATAAGGAAATGGAGGGGCTTGGTTTGATTTATACAGATGGAAATTCTCTCAGCAAAATAACGGACAGTCAATCGAAGATCCAGACATTAAGGCAAGAGACACTGGAAGATGCCCTGCAAGCGTTCATCGAAACGGTTCGGTCAATCGGGCTGGAAGATGAGGCGGTCCTGAACTTGATCAAAAAGCGCTTGAAGGAGGTGCATGTGAATGATTGA
- a CDS encoding ATP-binding cassette domain-containing protein, translating into MIEIRNLEKKYGKRTILEDVSFTIKKNEVTCLTGMNGTGKTTLMNCIMGLVPRNNGSITIDGQDIHKQLYEKVSYIPDSLTMPRWMTIAESMKFMSTYYPNWNAAKADELLSFFRLESDLQLKNLSKGNSAKVNFLLGLSLDADYYLMDEPFSGIDVFAREDILEVFTSKFVTDKGVLIATHHMDEVEMLLDRIVMLRSGRVVKDFYAEDIRQNEGKAIIDVMREVYQP; encoded by the coding sequence ATGATTGAAATCAGGAATCTGGAAAAAAAATACGGCAAACGAACCATTTTGGAAGATGTCAGCTTTACCATCAAAAAAAATGAAGTGACTTGTCTGACCGGAATGAACGGTACAGGCAAAACGACCCTCATGAACTGCATTATGGGCTTAGTTCCACGCAACAACGGCTCGATTACGATCGACGGGCAAGACATTCATAAACAGCTATACGAAAAAGTCTCATATATCCCTGACTCACTGACGATGCCCCGATGGATGACGATTGCGGAGTCGATGAAGTTTATGAGTACCTACTACCCGAATTGGAATGCCGCCAAAGCGGATGAATTACTTTCATTTTTCCGTCTGGAATCGGATCTGCAGCTGAAAAATCTATCCAAAGGGAACAGCGCAAAGGTGAATTTCTTGCTGGGGCTTTCCCTGGACGCGGATTACTATTTGATGGATGAACCTTTTTCCGGCATCGATGTCTTTGCCCGGGAGGATATTCTGGAGGTCTTCACTAGCAAATTCGTGACGGACAAGGGCGTCCTCATCGCCACTCATCATATGGATGAAGTAGAAATGTTGTTGGACCGGATCGTTATGCTGCGCAGCGGCCGCGTCGTCAAAGATTTTTATGCAGAAGACATCCGCCAAAACGAAGGCAAGGCAATCATTGACGTGATGCGGGAGGTGTATCAACCATGA
- a CDS encoding aldo/keto reductase gives MRMNALTHEEATAVIRTAVDNGIDYFDHADIYGRGTSEEIFGKAFKELGIARDSVMLQTKCGIVPGVMFDFSKEHIIASVEGSLKRLQTDYVDALLLHRPDTLMEPEEVAEAFEELQKSGKVRHFGVSNQNPMQVELLKKVVTQPLLINQLQLSLTHAPMIDAGFNVNMMNNPSLVHDGSVLEYSRITDMTIQPWSPFQAGNGKKGLFFDHPDYVELNEKIEAIAEDKGVSREAIAIAWLLRHPAKMQPIVGSMNPERIAAICKASDVALSRTEWYDLYKAAGKKLP, from the coding sequence ATGCGCATGAACGCTTTGACGCATGAAGAAGCGACTGCGGTCATCCGCACGGCAGTGGACAACGGCATCGATTACTTCGATCATGCGGATATTTACGGCAGAGGGACTTCGGAGGAAATCTTCGGAAAAGCCTTCAAGGAACTTGGCATCGCGAGGGACAGCGTGATGCTACAGACGAAATGCGGCATCGTACCGGGTGTCATGTTCGATTTCTCGAAAGAACACATCATCGCATCGGTGGAAGGCAGCCTGAAACGTCTGCAGACCGATTACGTGGATGCCTTGTTGTTGCACCGGCCGGATACATTGATGGAGCCTGAGGAAGTTGCGGAAGCTTTTGAAGAACTGCAAAAATCAGGGAAAGTGCGCCATTTCGGCGTCAGCAACCAAAATCCGATGCAGGTCGAATTACTGAAGAAAGTCGTCACACAACCATTATTGATCAATCAATTGCAACTCAGCCTGACGCATGCGCCGATGATCGATGCAGGCTTCAACGTGAATATGATGAACAATCCATCGCTCGTGCATGATGGTTCCGTCCTGGAGTACAGCCGCATCACGGATATGACGATCCAACCATGGTCGCCATTCCAAGCCGGAAACGGAAAAAAAGGGCTGTTCTTCGATCATCCCGATTATGTGGAGCTGAATGAAAAAATCGAAGCGATTGCGGAAGACAAGGGCGTATCCCGTGAAGCAATCGCAATCGCTTGGTTGCTGCGTCATCCGGCCAAAATGCAGCCGATCGTCGGCAGCATGAATCCTGAGCGCATCGCGGCCATCTGCAAAGCTTCCGATGTGGCGCTGAGCCGCACCGAGTGGTATGACCTCTACAAAGCCGCAGGCAAAAAATTGCCTTAA
- a CDS encoding nuclease-related domain-containing protein gives MVVNKYNGVSAIAYKERMKPKLLRIYEVLSNRMILSSDDHYYHLHLDKGFDGEYGLDGLTEPLSSHCLVLNDLQLEFRKSSFQVDTLLICTDKIRLYEVKNYEGVHTWADDKLLKSTGVYLENPWVQLQRTKVKLELLLQSLSCQMKVEAYVVYINPEFTLLEAKGDGNYLLPSQVPLHFRSLQMKETLSFEQRRLAERLLQLHNPDYPPHMKPVYCYEDLRKGIGCPACGTVAEAFHGHFIKCQTCGERMNVKKAIKRNIEDFRLLFPDEKLTTNRMLDWCGSGDKDRIYRILRESYQPKGNAHGRYYI, from the coding sequence ATGGTAGTAAATAAATATAATGGAGTGAGCGCTATCGCATACAAGGAACGCATGAAACCCAAGCTTCTCCGCATCTATGAGGTTCTGTCCAATCGCATGATCCTGAGCAGTGATGACCACTATTACCACCTTCATCTAGATAAAGGTTTCGATGGGGAATACGGGTTAGATGGACTTACGGAACCATTATCTTCGCACTGCTTGGTACTGAATGATTTGCAGTTGGAATTCAGAAAATCTTCTTTTCAAGTCGATACGCTGTTGATTTGTACTGACAAAATACGACTGTACGAAGTTAAGAATTACGAGGGAGTTCATACATGGGCTGATGATAAATTACTTAAATCAACCGGTGTATATCTGGAAAATCCATGGGTGCAATTGCAGCGGACTAAAGTGAAATTGGAATTGCTGCTTCAGTCCCTGTCGTGTCAAATGAAGGTGGAGGCTTATGTTGTCTACATCAATCCCGAATTCACTTTGTTGGAGGCGAAAGGTGATGGGAATTATCTTTTGCCTAGTCAGGTTCCCCTTCATTTTCGAAGTTTGCAAATGAAAGAGACACTATCTTTTGAACAGCGACGGTTAGCTGAGCGATTGCTGCAGTTGCATAATCCGGATTATCCACCGCACATGAAACCAGTATATTGTTATGAAGACCTGCGTAAAGGGATCGGTTGTCCGGCATGCGGGACTGTTGCGGAAGCTTTCCATGGACACTTCATAAAGTGTCAGACATGTGGTGAAAGAATGAATGTCAAAAAAGCAATTAAAAGAAACATTGAGGATTTTCGTCTCTTGTTCCCTGATGAAAAATTGACTACCAATCGCATGCTGGACTGGTGCGGTTCAGGCGATAAGGACCGCATATATCGGATTCTCAGAGAAAGCTATCAGCCTAAAGGAAATGCGCATGGCCGCTATTATATCTGA
- the nrdG gene encoding anaerobic ribonucleoside-triphosphate reductase activating protein — MKNPQPQEWLAEKYSKDKVADYKPFNFVDGEGVRCSIYLSGCLFACEGCYNKIVQNFDYGIAYTDELEEQIMADLRQPYVQGLTLLGGEPFLNTKVALRLAQRIRAEFGRTKDIWGWTGYYWDELAGESEDKQELLRLMDVLVDGRFELSKRDLTLKFRGSSNQTIIDVQKSLEVGEKVLWANGYE, encoded by the coding sequence GTGAAAAACCCGCAACCGCAAGAATGGTTGGCAGAGAAATACAGCAAGGACAAAGTGGCGGACTACAAGCCTTTCAACTTTGTCGATGGCGAAGGCGTGCGCTGCAGCATCTATCTGAGCGGCTGCCTGTTCGCCTGCGAAGGCTGCTACAACAAGATTGTCCAAAACTTCGACTATGGGATTGCCTACACCGACGAGCTTGAGGAACAGATCATGGCCGATCTGCGTCAGCCTTATGTGCAAGGCCTGACGCTTTTGGGCGGCGAACCTTTCCTCAACACGAAGGTCGCGCTGCGGCTTGCGCAGCGGATCCGGGCAGAGTTCGGCCGGACCAAGGACATCTGGGGCTGGACCGGTTACTACTGGGACGAACTGGCTGGAGAATCCGAGGATAAGCAGGAATTGCTACGCTTGATGGATGTGCTCGTCGACGGCCGCTTCGAACTGTCCAAACGGGATCTGACTCTGAAATTCCGCGGCAGCTCCAACCAAACAATCATTGATGTACAAAAATCGCTCGAAGTCGGAGAAAAGGTTCTCTGGGCCAATGGTTACGAATAA
- the nrdD gene encoding anaerobic ribonucleoside-triphosphate reductase — MASLPTDFLNESTNLQVADAEVNIQVLKADGRVVPFHAKKIYKAIKKAERFLSEQNEAAADYDVDAVVALVVDKLIASETESVSTDDIHDQVEATLAEMGNLPLAEAYNTYKLTKKVKKLQQQDIELRIQSLMNADQSIVNENANKDSRVFNTIRDLTAGVAAKAIGLRMLPKHVSNAHMKGDIHYHDLDYQPYSPMTNCVLIDFQNMLREGFKIGNAEVDSPRSVNTATAQMAQIFANVASSQYGGCSADRVDEVLAPYARLNYEKHLETAKDWVEGEAKQIAYAEEKTRKDIYDAMQSLEYEINTLYTSNGQTPFTTLGFGLGTDWFAREIQKAVLQVRIKGLGKERRTAIFPKLIFALKKGTNLETQDPNYDIKQLAITCATKRMYPDVLMYDKIVELTGSFKTPMGCRSFLQGWKDENGNEVNSGRMNLGVVTLNIPRIALESEGNPEAFWNIFEERLAICKDALVYRVERTKEATPTNAPILYQHGAFGKRLGETDNVDELFKDKRATVSLGYIGLYEAATVFYGGDWETNPEAKAFTLDIVKKMKEKTDAWGNQYGYHFSVYSTPSESLTDRFCSMDTEKFGIISDITDKEYYTNSFHYDVRKNPNPFEKIAFEMEYPQYCSGGFIHYCEYPNLQQNPKALETVWDFAYDKVGYLGTNTPIDHCLECGFEGDFNPTERGFQCPECGNTDPQTCDVVKRTCGYLGNPQIRPMVKGRHKEISARVKHLHADCKSEQ, encoded by the coding sequence ATGGCTTCATTACCAACGGATTTCTTAAATGAAAGCACGAATCTTCAAGTCGCTGACGCAGAAGTGAATATCCAAGTGTTGAAGGCGGATGGACGGGTAGTTCCTTTTCATGCCAAGAAAATATATAAAGCGATCAAGAAGGCGGAGCGTTTCTTGTCTGAACAGAACGAAGCGGCTGCAGATTACGATGTGGATGCTGTCGTGGCTTTGGTCGTAGACAAACTGATTGCATCAGAAACGGAAAGTGTTTCGACGGATGATATCCATGATCAAGTTGAAGCGACACTTGCTGAAATGGGGAATCTGCCGTTAGCGGAAGCCTACAATACCTATAAATTGACGAAAAAAGTCAAAAAGCTGCAACAACAGGACATCGAATTGCGCATCCAAAGTCTGATGAATGCCGATCAGAGCATCGTCAATGAGAATGCCAACAAGGATAGCCGCGTCTTCAATACGATCCGTGACTTGACGGCAGGAGTGGCTGCAAAAGCAATCGGACTGAGAATGCTGCCGAAACACGTTTCCAACGCCCATATGAAAGGCGATATCCATTATCATGACCTGGATTACCAACCGTATTCACCGATGACGAACTGTGTTCTGATCGATTTCCAGAATATGCTTCGTGAAGGTTTCAAAATCGGCAATGCAGAAGTAGACAGCCCGCGTTCAGTCAACACAGCGACTGCCCAAATGGCGCAGATTTTTGCGAACGTCGCTTCCAGCCAATACGGCGGCTGCAGTGCAGACCGTGTTGATGAAGTGTTGGCACCATACGCACGCCTGAACTATGAGAAACATCTGGAAACGGCTAAGGATTGGGTGGAAGGCGAAGCGAAACAAATCGCTTATGCCGAAGAAAAAACCCGCAAAGACATCTACGATGCTATGCAAAGCCTGGAGTACGAAATCAATACACTCTACACTTCAAACGGACAAACACCATTCACCACACTCGGATTCGGGTTGGGGACGGATTGGTTTGCACGCGAAATCCAAAAAGCAGTTCTGCAAGTGCGCATCAAAGGATTGGGCAAGGAAAGACGCACAGCGATCTTCCCGAAATTGATCTTCGCCTTGAAAAAAGGCACGAACTTGGAGACACAAGATCCAAACTATGACATCAAACAATTGGCCATCACTTGCGCCACGAAACGGATGTATCCGGATGTGCTGATGTACGATAAAATCGTTGAATTGACAGGCAGTTTCAAGACACCGATGGGTTGCCGTTCCTTCCTGCAGGGATGGAAAGACGAAAACGGAAACGAAGTCAATTCCGGTCGGATGAATCTTGGGGTCGTGACGTTGAACATCCCGAGAATCGCCTTGGAGTCGGAAGGGAATCCGGAAGCATTCTGGAACATCTTCGAGGAACGTTTGGCGATCTGTAAGGATGCTCTTGTCTACCGTGTCGAGCGCACCAAAGAAGCGACGCCTACGAACGCACCAATCCTGTATCAGCACGGAGCCTTCGGGAAACGTCTGGGCGAAACGGACAATGTCGACGAACTGTTCAAGGACAAACGCGCTACAGTCTCCCTAGGTTACATCGGGCTGTATGAAGCGGCTACCGTCTTTTACGGTGGAGATTGGGAAACGAATCCGGAAGCGAAAGCCTTCACTTTGGACATCGTCAAGAAGATGAAGGAAAAAACGGATGCTTGGGGCAACCAATACGGTTACCATTTCAGCGTCTACTCGACTCCGAGCGAAAGCTTGACCGATCGCTTCTGCAGCATGGACACAGAGAAATTCGGCATCATTTCCGACATCACGGATAAGGAATACTATACAAACAGCTTCCATTACGATGTCCGCAAGAATCCGAATCCTTTCGAGAAAATCGCCTTTGAAATGGAATATCCGCAATATTGCTCAGGCGGATTTATCCATTATTGCGAATACCCGAACCTGCAACAAAATCCGAAAGCGTTGGAAACAGTCTGGGATTTCGCCTACGACAAAGTCGGCTACCTGGGAACGAACACACCGATCGATCACTGCCTGGAGTGCGGTTTCGAAGGGGACTTCAATCCTACCGAGCGCGGGTTCCAATGCCCGGAATGCGGCAATACCGATCCGCAGACATGCGACGTCGTAAAACGCACATGCGGTTATCTCGGTAACCCACAGATCCGTCCGATGGTGAAAGGTCGCCACAAAGAGATTTCCGCCCGCGTCAAACATCTGCATGCGGATTGCAAGTCAGAACAGTAA
- a CDS encoding ammonium transporter produces the protein MFSSVDTLWTLLGTVLVFFMQAGFAMVETGFTRAKNAANIIMKNLMDFVLGSLGFFLIGYSIMFGDDIAGIIGTPALFMEGLDSTIPGTVHFMFQNVFAATAATIVSGAVAERTKFSSYLVYSFIISLLIYPISGHWIWGGGWLAQMGFIDFAGSTAVHMVGGIAALVGAAIVGPRIGKYKDGKAQVIPGHNLTIGALGVFILWFAWFGFNGASTVAATGDETLALIGTIFLNTNLSAVTATLVTLLFTWKKYGKPDVSMTLNGSLAGLVAITAGCAVVSPFGAIAIGFIAGFAIVLAVEFVDQKLKFDDPVGAFSVHGVNGALGTILVGVFATDGGLLYGGGFNMLGIQALGVASVAAYTAGSMYIVFKVIQKTMGLRVTAEEEIVGMDVAEHGLTSSYHDFVATTAFEDYVTDSNKPAGIPAVQEVDLTKVGAFKLADSGYTMNKVEIIANPDKLERLKAELNAIGVTGMTVTSVHGYGLQKGQQTFYRGAKAEGNLLPKVRIETIISEVPVEEVIRAARRALYTGHVGDGKVFVSPVADAFRISNSDSGPAALKYY, from the coding sequence ATGTTTTCATCAGTAGATACATTATGGACCTTGCTGGGAACGGTATTGGTATTCTTTATGCAAGCCGGTTTCGCAATGGTCGAGACGGGATTCACTCGTGCCAAGAACGCGGCGAACATCATCATGAAAAACCTCATGGACTTTGTGCTCGGATCGTTGGGATTCTTCCTCATCGGATACAGCATCATGTTCGGGGACGATATCGCCGGCATCATCGGAACACCTGCCTTATTTATGGAGGGACTTGATTCCACCATTCCTGGAACCGTACATTTCATGTTTCAAAACGTATTCGCGGCAACTGCAGCCACTATCGTATCCGGAGCTGTTGCGGAACGGACAAAATTCAGCTCTTATCTCGTGTACTCCTTCATCATCTCCTTGTTGATCTATCCTATCTCAGGTCACTGGATCTGGGGCGGCGGTTGGTTAGCTCAAATGGGCTTCATCGACTTCGCTGGATCCACAGCCGTGCATATGGTCGGAGGCATCGCTGCACTTGTCGGTGCTGCTATCGTCGGTCCGCGTATCGGAAAATATAAAGATGGCAAAGCACAAGTCATTCCTGGACACAACCTGACAATCGGTGCACTAGGCGTATTCATCCTATGGTTCGCATGGTTCGGATTCAACGGGGCTTCAACCGTTGCGGCAACAGGAGACGAAACCCTTGCCTTGATCGGTACTATCTTCTTGAATACAAATTTATCCGCAGTTACAGCTACTCTGGTCACTCTCTTATTCACTTGGAAGAAATATGGTAAGCCCGATGTTTCAATGACGCTGAACGGTTCATTGGCAGGTCTTGTAGCCATTACTGCAGGCTGTGCGGTCGTATCTCCCTTCGGCGCTATCGCCATCGGATTCATCGCCGGATTTGCCATTGTCCTTGCTGTTGAATTCGTCGATCAAAAATTGAAGTTCGATGATCCTGTCGGTGCTTTCAGTGTACACGGCGTGAATGGTGCATTGGGAACAATCTTAGTCGGTGTCTTCGCAACGGATGGCGGATTATTGTACGGCGGCGGGTTCAACATGCTGGGGATCCAAGCTTTGGGTGTCGCTTCTGTGGCAGCCTACACAGCCGGTTCCATGTACATAGTCTTCAAGGTTATCCAAAAGACAATGGGTCTCCGCGTTACTGCTGAAGAAGAAATCGTCGGTATGGACGTCGCTGAGCATGGCTTGACTTCAAGCTACCATGACTTTGTTGCAACGACTGCATTCGAAGATTATGTAACAGACAGCAACAAACCTGCTGGAATCCCTGCTGTCCAAGAAGTGGACCTGACTAAAGTCGGAGCCTTCAAATTGGCTGATTCAGGCTATACGATGAATAAAGTTGAAATCATCGCTAATCCGGATAAACTGGAGCGTCTGAAAGCTGAATTGAACGCTATCGGCGTAACCGGCATGACGGTCACATCCGTGCATGGTTACGGGCTCCAAAAAGGCCAACAAACCTTCTATCGTGGTGCGAAGGCTGAGGGCAATCTTTTACCGAAAGTCCGCATCGAAACGATCATCAGCGAGGTGCCTGTCGAAGAAGTCATCCGTGCTGCCCGCCGCGCTTTATACACGGGTCATGTCGGTGACGGTAAAGTCTTCGTTTCCCCTGTTGCCGATGCCTTCCGCATCAGCAACAGCGATTCAGGCCCAGCTGCCCTGAAATATTATTAA